In Acinetobacter sp. WCHAc010034, a genomic segment contains:
- a CDS encoding Hpt domain-containing protein gives MKEILKNLVETTTLPEDSYLDQDAEILEIFVEEIEEIFAELNSLFTGWLQAPHNQDMLTTIRRHFHTLKGSGRMVGAKSAGETAWMVEDALNRVISGALALTPVIQKYAQAVLNVYQYKLYPRFKAVEELDVDLRPLVLLGQQLQQGLSPEPALEELLSLADTLTAADGITGLELAEAAAPAGQAASAGEDSYIEETVSIFIEEAEEHLHAIDQFLKTEDEKVQDYNGLIRALHTLRGSSSMAQIDQVFEASTRVENLFKTLLQEEIVSTSQETALLIQYAEFVRDYLHTLRGGPASQLDAIYETFNTAWHDYGFAAEDVDQDANPQGLVSKLIELNIDQLLDAEFEFDSRAKAEFPQYLRALSAQAQQLLEHTDNRASTGIHDFTSELKQGYDALAEKLQLLNLDYGYELFAQAHQEFIHLFDTLAAGQRVVLSAEAQKLLGELSAFVQQDIEQAAAPDQAPEAAVDFAQLSQRIASDRGQQRSAEANTDFDSELLEIFLEEADELLAGIDQDLSTWSKDQSNIGALNNLMRYLHTLKGGANMISASHIGLIAHELEFVYERIIRQQISISPALIQIIRLVQDDVADRIQIIRDKQIDYPAPATIDIIQNIQALAAGHASDAHAAPEAAPAAEEPAAEDITLPAAEEVSAPAEPAVAAEAPAPSEAAFSEDDTLRAVVEETFLEEAEEVLAAAEQLLAQWFEQRTDRSILLQLQRAAHSIKGGARMVENEPVAAISYQLETTFEQFAVHHFSSNAYDVLLQTTVSWLKQAIFEKDYSNFDSIRLSLESIELVDLTAQLPNRTGKSAQPAAALGFEFIQGDGAEPPSMQGEWKDALNAGSSNEMIRISADLVEKMIDLSGENSINRSRIEMDLGQLGNTLNEMELAIKRLADQLRRMDGELESQILAKHGTDNSRYEDFDPLEMDQYSSLNQLSKSLAESASDLVDFKSTLAEKIRDAEGLLLQQSRIQAEIQESLMRTRLVPFSRMLPRLQRIVRQTSSTLNRPAELIVQNTEGELDRTILERLVTPFEHMLRNAIDHGLEDTAERLALHKPEVGSIVLNISRQGTDVLVSFSDDGKGINEEVIKAKALSQGLIKADQFLDKQEILQLIFHPGLSTAKQVTQISGRGVGLDVVQSEIKALGGHVSVDSELGQGTTFTIRVPTTVAVSDALMVKAGDQQFAISLAQIDRIVRISPSALEEYFSSKADVFKIDNASYKLRYLSEFVSNQPIPRLGSVAHSLPVLLIKGNSGQTIALLVDQLIGSRAQIVVKPIGQQFSNVGAIAGATILGDGQVCLILDGQSIARQIQATQRVKRGSDQRDHSRRGNARRLVMIVDDSVTVRKVTSRLLERQGYDVVTAKDGVDAMEQLENVRPDLMLLDIEMPRMDGFEVTNLVRHHDIHQDLPIIMITSRTGEKHRERAFSLGATHYMGKPFQEAELLANIESLIAEKQG, from the coding sequence ATGAAAGAAATATTAAAAAATTTAGTAGAAACGACTACGCTTCCGGAAGATAGCTATCTAGATCAAGATGCAGAAATTCTAGAGATTTTTGTTGAAGAAATAGAGGAAATCTTTGCTGAATTAAATTCTTTATTTACGGGTTGGCTGCAAGCGCCGCATAACCAAGACATGCTGACTACGATTCGCCGTCATTTCCATACCTTAAAAGGCTCGGGCCGCATGGTGGGGGCAAAATCTGCCGGTGAAACTGCATGGATGGTGGAAGATGCCCTGAACCGGGTGATTTCAGGCGCGCTTGCGCTGACGCCGGTCATTCAGAAATATGCTCAAGCCGTGCTGAATGTCTATCAGTACAAGCTGTATCCGCGCTTTAAAGCCGTGGAAGAGCTGGATGTTGATTTGCGTCCGCTGGTGCTGCTGGGGCAGCAGCTGCAGCAGGGCCTGAGCCCTGAGCCGGCTCTGGAAGAGTTGCTGAGTCTTGCCGATACGCTGACTGCAGCGGACGGCATAACCGGCCTTGAACTGGCCGAAGCGGCGGCTCCGGCCGGGCAGGCTGCCAGCGCTGGCGAAGACAGCTATATTGAAGAAACGGTTTCGATCTTTATTGAAGAAGCGGAAGAGCATTTGCATGCGATTGACCAGTTCCTTAAAACAGAAGATGAAAAAGTTCAGGATTACAACGGTTTAATCCGCGCACTGCATACCTTGCGCGGCAGCTCGTCGATGGCGCAGATTGATCAGGTATTTGAAGCGAGCACCAGGGTTGAAAACCTGTTTAAGACCCTGCTGCAGGAAGAAATTGTTTCGACCTCGCAGGAAACTGCGCTGCTGATCCAGTATGCGGAATTTGTCCGCGACTATCTGCACACCTTGCGCGGAGGCCCAGCCAGCCAGCTGGATGCCATTTACGAAACATTCAATACCGCATGGCATGATTACGGCTTTGCTGCTGAAGATGTGGATCAGGATGCCAATCCGCAAGGCTTGGTGTCGAAGCTGATTGAGCTGAATATTGACCAGCTGCTGGATGCCGAGTTTGAATTTGACAGCCGCGCCAAGGCTGAATTCCCGCAATACCTGCGCGCGCTCAGCGCTCAGGCGCAGCAGCTGCTGGAACATACGGATAACCGCGCTTCAACCGGTATTCATGACTTCACCTCGGAACTGAAGCAGGGCTACGATGCTCTTGCGGAAAAGCTGCAGCTGCTGAACCTTGATTACGGCTATGAATTATTTGCCCAGGCGCATCAGGAATTCATTCATCTATTCGACACCTTGGCTGCCGGACAGCGCGTGGTGTTAAGCGCGGAAGCGCAGAAATTGCTGGGCGAACTGTCCGCCTTTGTGCAGCAGGATATTGAACAGGCCGCGGCGCCTGATCAGGCGCCGGAAGCCGCAGTTGATTTTGCGCAGCTCAGCCAGCGCATTGCATCTGACCGCGGGCAGCAGCGCTCTGCTGAAGCCAATACCGACTTTGATTCAGAGCTGCTGGAAATTTTCCTTGAAGAAGCGGATGAGCTGCTGGCCGGGATTGATCAGGACCTCAGCACATGGTCGAAAGACCAAAGCAATATCGGCGCTTTGAACAATCTGATGCGCTATTTGCACACCTTGAAAGGCGGCGCAAATATGATTTCAGCATCGCATATCGGCCTGATTGCGCATGAGCTGGAGTTCGTGTATGAGCGCATTATCCGCCAGCAAATCAGCATCAGCCCGGCGCTGATCCAGATTATCCGCCTAGTGCAGGATGATGTGGCTGACCGCATTCAAATTATCCGCGATAAGCAAATCGACTATCCGGCGCCTGCTACGATTGATATTATTCAGAATATTCAAGCATTAGCTGCCGGACACGCCTCGGATGCGCATGCAGCGCCTGAAGCTGCGCCAGCGGCGGAAGAGCCGGCTGCGGAAGATATTACGCTTCCTGCGGCTGAAGAAGTTTCTGCGCCAGCTGAGCCGGCTGTTGCTGCGGAAGCGCCGGCACCGTCAGAGGCTGCTTTCTCTGAAGATGACACGCTGCGCGCAGTGGTTGAGGAAACCTTCCTTGAGGAAGCTGAGGAAGTGCTGGCGGCTGCGGAGCAGCTGCTGGCGCAATGGTTTGAGCAGCGCACCGACCGAAGCATTTTGCTGCAGCTGCAGCGTGCGGCCCACAGTATTAAGGGCGGTGCGCGCATGGTGGAAAATGAGCCGGTGGCGGCCATTTCCTATCAGCTGGAAACTACCTTTGAACAGTTTGCGGTGCATCATTTCAGCTCAAACGCCTATGATGTGCTGCTGCAGACCACCGTCAGCTGGCTGAAGCAGGCGATTTTTGAGAAAGACTACAGCAATTTTGACAGCATCAGGCTGAGCCTGGAGTCAATTGAGCTGGTTGACCTGACTGCGCAGCTGCCGAACCGCACCGGCAAGTCCGCTCAGCCGGCGGCCGCGCTGGGCTTTGAATTTATTCAGGGCGATGGCGCCGAACCGCCGTCGATGCAGGGCGAGTGGAAAGATGCCTTAAATGCCGGCAGCAGCAATGAAATGATCCGGATCTCCGCTGATCTGGTTGAGAAAATGATTGACCTTTCCGGCGAGAATTCAATCAACCGTTCGCGCATTGAAATGGATCTTGGCCAGCTGGGCAATACCCTGAATGAAATGGAGCTGGCGATTAAGCGTCTGGCGGATCAGCTGCGCCGGATGGACGGCGAGCTGGAATCTCAGATTCTCGCCAAGCATGGCACGGACAATTCGCGCTATGAGGACTTCGACCCTCTGGAAATGGACCAGTATTCATCCTTGAATCAGCTGTCTAAGTCGCTCGCCGAGTCGGCTTCGGATTTGGTTGACTTCAAGAGCACGCTGGCGGAGAAAATCCGTGATGCGGAAGGCCTGCTGCTGCAGCAGTCGCGTATTCAGGCTGAAATTCAGGAAAGCTTGATGCGCACGCGTCTGGTGCCGTTCTCGCGCATGCTGCCGCGCCTGCAGCGCATTGTGCGCCAGACCTCATCAACACTGAACCGCCCGGCGGAACTGATTGTGCAGAATACCGAAGGCGAGCTGGACCGAACCATTCTGGAGCGGCTGGTGACGCCATTCGAGCATATGCTGCGCAACGCGATTGACCATGGCTTGGAAGATACAGCAGAGCGCTTGGCGCTGCATAAGCCGGAAGTCGGCAGCATTGTGCTGAATATCAGCCGCCAGGGCACCGATGTACTGGTATCCTTCAGTGATGACGGCAAAGGCATCAATGAAGAGGTGATTAAGGCCAAGGCGCTGAGCCAGGGCCTGATCAAAGCCGATCAGTTCCTCGACAAGCAGGAAATCCTGCAGCTGATTTTCCATCCGGGCCTCAGTACCGCCAAGCAGGTGACGCAGATTTCCGGACGCGGCGTTGGCCTGGATGTAGTGCAAAGCGAAATCAAAGCCCTAGGCGGCCATGTTTCGGTTGATTCGGAACTGGGCCAGGGCACGACCTTTACCATCCGCGTGCCGACCACTGTAGCGGTCAGCGACGCCCTGATGGTGAAAGCCGGCGATCAGCAATTTGCGATTTCTTTGGCGCAGATTGACCGTATTGTCCGCATCTCGCCGTCTGCGCTGGAAGAGTATTTCTCCAGCAAGGCGGATGTGTTCAAAATTGACAATGCCAGCTACAAGCTGCGCTACCTGTCGGAATTTGTTTCGAATCAGCCGATTCCGCGCTTAGGCAGCGTTGCGCATTCATTGCCGGTGCTGCTGATTAAGGGCAACAGCGGGCAAACTATCGCTTTGCTGGTTGACCAGCTGATCGGTTCCCGCGCGCAGATTGTAGTGAAGCCGATTGGCCAGCAGTTCTCGAATGTCGGCGCTATTGCAGGCGCGACGATTCTGGGCGACGGCCAAGTCTGCCTGATTTTGGACGGGCAAAGCATTGCCCGCCAGATTCAAGCCACGCAGCGCGTTAAGCGCGGTTCGGATCAGCGCGATCATTCACGCCGCGGCAATGCCCGCCGCTTAGTGATGATCGTGGATGACTCGGTTACGGTGCGTAAAGTGACTTCGCGCCTGCTGGAGCGCCAAGGCTATGATGTCGTCACCGCCAAAGACGGCGTGGATGCCATGGAGCAGCTGGAAAACGTAAGGCCGGATCTGATGCTGCTGGATATTGAAATGCCGCGCATGGACGGTTTTGAAGTGACCAACCTGGTCCGCCATCATGACATTCATCAGGACTTGCCGATCATCATGATTACCTCGCGTACCGGCGAGAAGCACCGCGAGCGCGCCTTCAGCCTGGGCGCAACGCACTATATGGGCAAGCCGTTCCAGGAAGCGGAACTGCTGGCCAATATTGAAAGTTTAATTGCAGAAAAACAGGGGTAA
- the elsL gene encoding cell wall-recycling L,D-carboxypeptidase ElsL, which yields MTQYALDQADIIIDLKRQTLSLNKLDKIYVISSGKNGIGETENSGKTPRGWHKVAEKFGQNAPLNAVFIARQPTGEVYSAQLAAQYPERDWILSRILWLSGLECGFNQGEGCDTYQRYIYIHGTPDTEPMGVPMSHGCIRMRNADVAELFELVPENALVYIAA from the coding sequence ATGACCCAATATGCGCTGGATCAGGCAGATATCATTATTGATTTAAAGCGCCAGACCCTCAGCCTGAACAAGCTGGATAAGATTTACGTGATTTCTAGCGGAAAAAACGGCATTGGCGAAACTGAAAACAGCGGCAAAACCCCGCGAGGCTGGCACAAGGTTGCAGAAAAATTTGGCCAGAACGCGCCATTGAATGCGGTTTTCATTGCGCGCCAGCCGACCGGCGAGGTTTACAGCGCCCAGCTGGCGGCCCAGTATCCTGAACGCGACTGGATTCTATCGCGGATTTTATGGCTCAGCGGCCTGGAATGCGGCTTTAATCAGGGCGAAGGCTGCGACACCTATCAGCGCTACATCTATATTCACGGCACGCCGGATACAGAGCCGATGGGGGTTCCGATGTCGCACGGCTGCATCCGCATGCGCAATGCGGACGTGGCGGAGCTGTTTGAATTGGTGCCTGAAAATGCATTGGTTTATATTGCAGCGTAG
- a CDS encoding entericidin A/B family lipoprotein: MKKILAVSLLAVFALTACNTVKGLGKDVSKAGDAVTNTAEKTQEKM; this comes from the coding sequence ATGAAAAAAATTCTTGCCGTTTCACTACTTGCGGTTTTCGCCTTAACCGCCTGCAACACCGTTAAAGGCCTGGGCAAAGATGTCTCCAAAGCAGGCGATGCCGTCACCAATACCGCTGAAAAAACCCAAGAGAAAATGTAA
- a CDS encoding DUF1853 family protein translates to MHLNFLNLEHDEPWLALRQPLVRQLAFCIGSPNILRSLPADLAITHPFQLHDDATWNKHLKNYWPRLQQLDRHPEALADFLQQLKSTRLGLRFEMFLWFWLLDSGHHPYRLLGHSIQKIDGPKTLGELDFVLLNTETGEVEHWEAALKYYLAERDFSLPHWHGLNRSDTLSRKLHHFTEKQFQFADALNHQIQRRFCILKGQLYLPERSSCAALPDWINPARRIGLWGQRLPDAALQFYRLQRHEWICPQAQPSSHAAQWWTDGLYKAACQEHYYMFRRPGLLLHSLT, encoded by the coding sequence ATGCATCTGAATTTTTTAAACCTTGAACACGATGAACCCTGGCTGGCCTTGCGGCAGCCGCTGGTGCGCCAGCTGGCCTTCTGCATCGGCAGCCCGAATATTCTGCGCAGCCTGCCTGCGGACCTGGCCATAACGCATCCATTCCAGCTGCATGACGATGCCACTTGGAATAAGCATTTAAAAAATTACTGGCCCCGCCTGCAGCAGCTGGACCGGCATCCTGAAGCGCTGGCCGATTTTTTGCAGCAACTGAAAAGCACCCGGCTGGGCCTGCGCTTCGAAATGTTCCTCTGGTTCTGGCTTTTGGACAGCGGGCACCACCCTTACCGGCTGCTGGGCCACAGCATTCAGAAGATAGACGGGCCGAAAACGCTGGGCGAGCTGGACTTTGTCCTGCTCAACACCGAAACCGGTGAAGTTGAGCACTGGGAAGCTGCCTTGAAATATTATCTGGCGGAGCGCGATTTCTCCCTGCCCCATTGGCATGGCCTGAACCGCAGCGATACCCTCAGCCGCAAGCTGCATCATTTCACCGAAAAGCAGTTTCAATTTGCAGATGCCCTGAACCATCAGATTCAGCGCCGCTTCTGCATCCTGAAAGGCCAGCTGTATCTGCCTGAGCGCTCCAGCTGCGCCGCGCTGCCGGACTGGATCAATCCCGCGCGCCGAATCGGGCTGTGGGGACAGCGCCTGCCGGACGCCGCCCTGCAATTTTACCGGCTGCAGCGCCATGAATGGATTTGCCCGCAGGCGCAGCCCAGCAGCCATGCGGCGCAATGGTGGACGGACGGCCTGTATAAAGCAGCCTGTCAGGAGCATTACTATATGTTCCGCCGGCCGGGCCTTTTATTACATTCGCTTACTTAA
- a CDS encoding YdcF family protein, with protein MKRLLLLIPGALLLADGLWLVSLNKIHLGIILPMLIGAVFIGIALFHAPIQRFLAQHRALRKAWTLSWAGFGIWLISLAGFFAYLQHSISQSEQIPPVKAIIVLGSGLEHGQPSPTLKARLDAGAALALKNPDAALIMAGGLGFNEKISEAAVMQNYLVQAHHLAAERIHLEDHSTSTELNLINSKAVLERLQIGLDQPIAIATSDFHVLRAAAIAGHQGYSNIYAVSAPTPLYIRYNSWLREYFAFLSGWLLNEY; from the coding sequence ATGAAAAGACTGCTGCTTTTGATTCCGGGCGCGCTGCTGCTGGCGGATGGCCTATGGCTGGTTTCACTGAATAAAATCCATTTAGGCATTATCCTGCCGATGCTGATCGGGGCTGTGTTTATCGGCATCGCGCTGTTTCATGCGCCAATCCAGCGCTTTTTAGCGCAGCATCGCGCGCTGCGGAAAGCCTGGACTCTGTCATGGGCCGGATTTGGAATTTGGCTGATCAGCCTGGCCGGATTTTTCGCCTATCTGCAGCACTCCATCAGCCAGTCAGAACAGATTCCGCCTGTCAAAGCCATCATTGTGCTGGGCAGCGGCCTTGAACACGGCCAGCCCTCGCCTACGCTGAAAGCGCGCCTTGATGCAGGCGCAGCCCTTGCCTTAAAAAATCCGGACGCGGCCTTAATTATGGCCGGCGGCTTAGGCTTTAACGAAAAGATTTCTGAAGCGGCGGTAATGCAGAACTACCTTGTGCAGGCGCATCATCTGGCAGCGGAACGGATTCATCTGGAAGACCACAGCACCAGCACGGAGCTGAACCTCATCAACAGCAAAGCGGTTCTAGAGCGGCTGCAGATTGGCTTAGACCAGCCGATCGCCATCGCCACCAGCGATTTCCATGTGCTCAGGGCCGCAGCCATTGCCGGGCATCAGGGCTACAGCAATATCTATGCCGTCAGCGCGCCGACTCCGCTGTATATCCGCTACAACTCATGGCTGCGGGAATATTTCGCCTTCCTCAGCGGCTGGCTGCTGAATGAATATTGA
- a CDS encoding DUF2750 domain-containing protein: MRNPYQRRAAAKTQITNFNPQDAYKQFLEALVAQGGLTALYQDGWALCATPTGQKAFAVWKNRSLAKLLIKDNWENYQPEEISLKDFIEKVIPFLREQHTALSLDLTPEGQNILVAPEKLLLDLKKYLYQVYAQKPEIFQNRDIPQPRSIRIN; this comes from the coding sequence ATGAGAAATCCATATCAGCGCAGGGCCGCGGCTAAAACTCAAATAACAAATTTCAATCCCCAAGATGCCTATAAACAGTTCCTTGAAGCGCTGGTTGCGCAGGGCGGCTTAACCGCTTTGTATCAGGACGGCTGGGCGCTGTGCGCGACGCCGACCGGCCAGAAAGCCTTTGCGGTCTGGAAAAATAGAAGCCTGGCCAAGCTGCTGATTAAAGATAATTGGGAAAATTACCAGCCTGAAGAAATCAGCCTGAAGGATTTTATTGAAAAGGTCATCCCGTTTTTGCGTGAGCAGCATACTGCGCTGTCGCTGGATTTGACGCCGGAAGGGCAAAACATACTTGTTGCCCCGGAAAAGCTGCTGCTGGATCTCAAAAAATATTTATATCAGGTGTATGCGCAAAAGCCGGAAATTTTCCAAAACCGCGATATTCCGCAGCCGCGCAGCATCCGCATTAATTAA
- the dapE gene encoding succinyl-diaminopimelate desuccinylase has product MTSSSATLDLSLELLRQPSVTPVDHTCQNIMADRLAKAGFNIEHMRFEDVDNLWARRGTESPVFCFAGHTDVVPTGNLDAWNSAPFAPEIRDGKLYGRGSADMKTALAAMVIASERFTAKHPDHKGSIAFLITSDEEGPAINGTVKVIQALEARNEKMTWCLVGEPSSTHQLGDIIKNGRRGSLNARLTVKGKQGHVAYPHLAVNPIHTASKALAELCETVWDSGNEYFPATSFQISNLNAGTGATNVVPGVMTSLFNFRYSTEVTAEELKARTLEILDRNNVEYDIVWTHSGLPFLTPVGELVNAAQNAIRNVTGVEAELSTSGGTSDGRFIAPTGAQVLELGVLNASIHQIDEHVNVADLEPLAEIYEQILTGLLA; this is encoded by the coding sequence ATGACTTCATCCTCAGCGACACTCGATCTCAGCCTAGAGCTTTTACGGCAGCCTTCCGTTACCCCTGTCGACCACACCTGCCAAAATATCATGGCTGACCGCTTGGCTAAAGCGGGCTTCAATATTGAACATATGCGTTTTGAAGACGTTGACAATTTATGGGCGCGCCGGGGCACGGAGTCTCCAGTGTTCTGCTTTGCAGGCCATACCGATGTTGTGCCGACCGGCAATCTGGATGCATGGAATTCAGCGCCTTTTGCCCCGGAAATCCGCGACGGCAAGCTGTACGGGCGCGGCAGCGCCGACATGAAAACCGCTTTGGCGGCCATGGTGATTGCCTCTGAGCGCTTCACTGCAAAGCATCCGGACCACAAGGGCTCAATTGCCTTCCTGATCACTTCAGATGAAGAAGGCCCGGCAATCAACGGCACGGTGAAGGTTATTCAAGCGCTGGAAGCGCGCAATGAGAAAATGACCTGGTGCCTGGTCGGCGAACCGTCCAGCACCCATCAGCTGGGTGACATCATTAAAAACGGCCGCCGCGGCTCGCTCAACGCCAGGCTTACGGTAAAAGGCAAGCAGGGCCATGTGGCCTACCCGCACCTTGCCGTAAACCCGATTCATACGGCATCCAAAGCCTTGGCCGAGCTGTGCGAAACGGTTTGGGACAGCGGCAATGAATACTTCCCTGCCACCTCTTTCCAGATTTCCAATCTTAATGCCGGCACCGGGGCAACCAATGTCGTGCCGGGCGTGATGACCTCGCTGTTCAACTTCCGCTATTCAACAGAAGTCACCGCGGAAGAGCTGAAAGCGCGCACGCTGGAAATTCTGGACCGCAATAATGTTGAATACGATATCGTATGGACGCATTCAGGCCTGCCTTTCCTGACTCCGGTTGGCGAACTGGTGAATGCCGCCCAAAACGCCATCCGCAATGTCACCGGCGTAGAAGCCGAGCTTTCAACCAGCGGCGGCACTTCTGACGGGCGCTTTATCGCTCCGACTGGCGCACAGGTTCTGGAATTAGGCGTTTTAAACGCCAGCATCCACCAAATTGATGAGCATGTGAATGTTGCCGACCTGGAGCCGCTGGCTGAAATTTATGAACAGATTCTAACCGGCCTGCTGGCTTGA
- a CDS encoding YbaN family protein: MRTLFWRSLVVIFIILGFIGALLPGMPTTVFLILAAWAASKGWPQMDNWLLNHPKYGPTLRAWRENGTVPRKAKWVASVMMLISAVIMLFTAAPLAVKIFTDAAMLIVAAWLWMRPEPQGQALSPDSEHAEKQKIGKES; encoded by the coding sequence ATGAGAACGCTGTTTTGGCGCAGCCTGGTGGTGATTTTTATCATACTGGGCTTTATTGGTGCGCTGCTGCCCGGCATGCCGACAACTGTTTTTCTGATTTTAGCGGCTTGGGCGGCTTCAAAAGGCTGGCCGCAAATGGATAACTGGCTGCTAAACCATCCTAAATATGGCCCGACCTTGCGCGCCTGGCGCGAAAACGGCACCGTGCCCCGCAAAGCCAAATGGGTCGCCAGCGTGATGATGCTGATCAGCGCGGTGATTATGCTGTTTACCGCCGCGCCTTTAGCGGTGAAAATTTTTACCGATGCCGCGATGCTGATTGTGGCGGCATGGCTGTGGATGCGCCCGGAACCGCAGGGCCAAGCGCTCAGTCCAGATAGCGAACATGCAGAGAAACAGAAAATAGGGAAAGAATCATGA
- a CDS encoding methyl-accepting chemotaxis protein yields the protein MGFKLKKKNTGESMGRKGGNALLAKIHSQTDQLSRVFGDSEKSKPLILGAGFCLFVAIFLLLYLFYSVPRNNELTRSLGELRLLSQTISRQATEATASGTPESIKKLTESQKSFAENLVIVQDSHPSTEAMKNVESQWKQVSENISLISSQQKIINKLYDTNIAIGETIPGIQAEYNLMVDQMARQNMPSNQVVIAKNQVFIAERILRSISSVLTGSESSRESADDFSADTETFGSYLNAQLNGSAELGVERIADPALRESLTGIKAEYDDVLKSAAATILKNSNQIVKVRQASASIFAQSDELLGNLNKLSSGSNWEIAIPALFLILCLVGFLICVFRLLTLRGQSDKQRVTRLQEEYDRNQNAILRLLDEIADLADGDLRSYATVSEDFTGAIADSINFAIDQLRDLVSRITETSQEVAQYTANTQGITNQLAEASEHQAQEIAGASAAINEMAMSIDQVSANAEESAVVAERSVQIAANGAQVVNRSIEGMDTIREQIQETSKRIKRLGESSQEIGNIVALINDIADQTNILALNAAIQASMAGEAGRGFAVVADEVQRLAERSASATKQIEGLVKTIQTDTNEAVISMEQTTSEVVRGANLSKDAGVALDEIQSVSGNLAKLIANISDAAKLQSASAGHIATTMNVVQEITSQTTSATFDTARSVSELANMAESLRESVSDFKLPE from the coding sequence ATACAGGCGAAAGCATGGGCCGCAAAGGTGGCAATGCTTTACTTGCTAAGATTCACTCACAGACAGATCAGCTATCGCGTGTATTTGGTGACAGTGAAAAGTCCAAGCCATTAATTTTGGGTGCAGGCTTCTGTCTATTTGTGGCAATTTTCCTGCTACTCTATCTGTTCTACAGCGTGCCACGCAACAATGAGCTGACGCGGAGCCTAGGTGAGCTGCGCTTATTGTCGCAAACGATTTCCCGCCAAGCCACGGAAGCGACCGCTTCAGGCACGCCGGAATCAATTAAGAAGCTGACTGAGTCGCAGAAATCCTTCGCTGAAAATTTAGTTATCGTGCAGGATTCGCATCCGTCAACTGAAGCCATGAAGAATGTGGAAAGCCAGTGGAAGCAGGTATCTGAAAACATTAGCCTGATTTCATCGCAGCAGAAAATCATCAACAAGCTGTATGACACCAACATTGCGATCGGCGAAACCATTCCGGGCATTCAGGCTGAATACAACCTGATGGTTGACCAGATGGCGCGTCAAAACATGCCGTCAAACCAGGTGGTTATTGCGAAAAACCAGGTGTTTATTGCGGAGCGTATTCTGCGCTCAATCAGTTCGGTGCTGACCGGCAGCGAAAGCTCGCGCGAATCTGCGGATGACTTCAGCGCCGATACCGAAACATTCGGCTCCTACCTGAATGCGCAGCTGAACGGTAGCGCGGAACTGGGTGTAGAGCGCATTGCTGACCCGGCTTTGCGTGAATCATTGACCGGCATTAAGGCTGAATATGATGACGTACTGAAATCAGCGGCTGCAACCATTCTTAAAAACTCGAATCAAATTGTAAAAGTGCGCCAGGCTTCGGCTTCAATTTTTGCGCAGTCAGATGAGCTTTTAGGCAACTTGAATAAGCTGTCCAGCGGTTCAAACTGGGAGATTGCAATTCCGGCGCTGTTCCTGATCCTCTGCCTGGTCGGCTTCCTGATCTGCGTATTCCGCCTGCTGACCCTGCGCGGCCAGTCAGATAAGCAGCGCGTAACCCGCCTGCAGGAAGAATATGACCGTAACCAGAACGCGATTCTGCGTCTGCTGGATGAGATCGCTGACTTGGCGGACGGTGACTTGCGTTCTTACGCAACGGTATCTGAAGACTTTACCGGCGCCATTGCCGACTCCATCAACTTCGCGATTGACCAGCTGCGTGACCTTGTATCGCGAATTACTGAAACATCGCAGGAAGTCGCGCAGTATACGGCGAACACGCAGGGCATTACCAACCAGCTGGCTGAAGCGTCTGAGCATCAGGCGCAGGAAATTGCCGGCGCATCCGCCGCGATTAACGAAATGGCGATGTCAATTGACCAGGTATCCGCCAACGCCGAAGAATCTGCAGTGGTAGCGGAGCGTTCGGTGCAGATTGCCGCCAACGGCGCGCAGGTTGTAAACCGTTCAATTGAGGGTATGGATACAATCCGCGAGCAGATTCAGGAAACCTCCAAGCGTATTAAGCGTCTGGGTGAATCTTCGCAGGAAATCGGAAACATCGTTGCCCTGATTAACGATATTGCCGACCAGACGAACATTCTGGCATTGAACGCCGCCATTCAGGCATCGATGGCCGGTGAAGCGGGCCGCGGTTTCGCGGTGGTAGCCGACGAAGTACAGCGCCTTGCGGAACGTTCCGCATCTGCAACCAAGCAGATTGAAGGCTTGGTAAAAACTATTCAGACGGATACCAACGAAGCGGTTATTTCGATGGAGCAGACTACTTCGGAAGTTGTGCGCGGCGCAAACTTGTCTAAGGATGCGGGCGTGGCGCTGGATGAGATTCAAAGCGTATCCGGCAACCTGGCGAAACTGATTGCCAACATTTCTGACGCTGCAAAACTGCAGTCTGCTTCTGCAGGCCATATTGCAACGACGATGAACGTTGTACAGGAAATTACTTCTCAAACCACAAGCGCAACTTTTGATACTGCGCGTTCGGTATCTGAATTGGCAAACATGGCCGAATCATTACGTGAATCTGTATCTGACTTTAAACTTCCTGAATAA